A stretch of Campylobacter volucris DNA encodes these proteins:
- the htpG gene encoding molecular chaperone HtpG — protein sequence MQFQTEVNQLLQLMIHSLYSNKEIFLRELISNASDALDKLSYLSVSNDAYKNLKFEPKIQINFNQEAKTLTISDNGIGMNKEDLINHLGTIAKSGTKSFLENLSGDAKKDSQLIGQFGVGFYSAFMVADKIEVLSKKALEDKAYLWVSDASGYEIEDATKAEQGTTITLHLKDEEFLNSYRIESIIEKYSNHIQFPIFMEKEEILPLEEGQTESKKELKNTQVNTASALWRQNKANLKADDYEKFYEQNFHDSNKPMLYIHTKAEGSIEYNSLFFIPSQAPFDLYRVDYKSGLKLYVKRVFISDDDKELLPTYLRFVRGIIDVEDLPLNVSREILQENKILKSVQEASVKKILAELKKFKEKDKENYLKFHENFGKVLKEGLYGFGENKDAIAKLLYFKNSNKEELIDLEEYKQNLQEGQKEIFYITGKNEKILRNSPLLESYKQKNINVLLLDEEIDTIVMPMMNEFEGLKFSAINHLANEEVSEEQKSEFAPLLIKIKETLKDEVEEVKLSQRLSKSPSCIVYDQNKPDFAMQQILKQMGQEQQVKPILEINPNHEILKALKENDSLASEMAHILLNMAKLSEGIGIDNPNEFNNALSKIVSKALGK from the coding sequence ATGCAATTTCAAACTGAAGTTAATCAACTTTTACAACTTATGATACACTCTTTGTATTCCAACAAAGAAATTTTCTTAAGAGAGCTTATATCTAATGCTAGCGATGCTTTGGATAAATTAAGCTATCTAAGCGTAAGTAATGATGCTTATAAAAATTTAAAATTTGAACCAAAAATTCAAATCAATTTTAACCAAGAAGCAAAAACACTAACCATTAGTGATAATGGTATAGGCATGAATAAAGAAGATTTAATCAACCACCTTGGAACTATAGCCAAAAGTGGCACAAAAAGCTTTTTGGAAAATTTAAGTGGTGATGCTAAAAAAGATTCTCAACTTATAGGTCAATTTGGTGTTGGTTTTTATTCAGCTTTTATGGTAGCTGATAAAATCGAAGTTTTAAGTAAAAAAGCTTTAGAAGACAAAGCTTATCTTTGGGTTTCTGATGCAAGTGGTTATGAAATAGAAGATGCTACAAAAGCTGAACAAGGCACCACCATAACTTTACATCTTAAAGATGAAGAATTTTTAAACTCATATCGCATAGAAAGCATAATTGAAAAATATTCTAATCATATACAATTTCCTATTTTTATGGAAAAAGAAGAAATTTTACCTTTAGAAGAAGGTCAAACAGAATCAAAAAAAGAATTAAAAAATACTCAAGTTAATACAGCAAGTGCTCTATGGAGACAAAATAAAGCAAATTTAAAAGCAGATGATTATGAAAAATTTTATGAACAAAATTTTCATGATTCTAATAAACCTATGCTCTATATACACACAAAAGCAGAAGGTTCTATAGAGTATAATTCTTTATTTTTCATACCTTCTCAAGCTCCATTTGATTTATATAGGGTTGATTATAAAAGTGGTTTAAAACTTTATGTTAAGCGTGTATTTATCAGCGATGATGATAAAGAATTATTGCCAACTTATTTACGATTTGTACGCGGAATTATCGATGTAGAAGATTTGCCACTAAATGTAAGTCGTGAGATATTACAAGAAAATAAAATTTTAAAAAGTGTTCAAGAAGCAAGTGTTAAAAAAATCTTAGCAGAGCTTAAAAAATTTAAGGAAAAAGATAAAGAAAATTATCTTAAATTCCATGAAAATTTTGGAAAAGTTTTAAAAGAAGGTTTATATGGCTTTGGTGAAAATAAAGACGCTATCGCAAAACTTTTATATTTTAAAAATTCAAACAAAGAAGAATTAATTGATCTTGAAGAATATAAACAAAATTTACAAGAAGGGCAAAAAGAAATTTTTTATATCACTGGTAAAAATGAGAAAATTTTAAGAAATTCTCCACTTTTAGAAAGCTATAAACAAAAAAATATCAATGTTTTATTGCTTGATGAAGAAATTGACACTATAGTAATGCCTATGATGAATGAATTTGAAGGTTTAAAATTTAGCGCAATCAATCATCTAGCTAATGAAGAAGTAAGTGAAGAGCAAAAAAGTGAATTTGCACCATTACTTATTAAAATCAAAGAAACTTTAAAAGATGAAGTTGAAGAAGTAAAACTAAGCCAAAGACTATCAAAAAGCCCAAGCTGTATAGTTTATGATCAAAACAAACCTGATTTTGCTATGCAACAAATTTTAAAACAAATGGGACAAGAACAACAAGTTAAACCTATACTTGAAATCAATCCTAATCATGAAATACTAAAAGCTTTAAAAGAAAATGATTCTTTGGCAAGCGAAATGGCTCATATACTTTTAAATATGGCAAAATTAAGCGAGGGTATAGGCATAGATAATCCTAATGAATTTAACAATGCTTTAAGTAAAATCGTATCAAAGGCTTTGGGTAAATGA
- a CDS encoding lysophospholipid acyltransferase family protein translates to MKIWQRIKALFFWIEFIITTLILCILFLIIKSQDKIWILRKYWAKFQKYAINYKIQLTGELHPQTNLLLINHQSLLDIVALEDLCSKNISWIAKKELGEIPVFKILIKKSKMICIDRSPKSLVKLLKEAKERLKENRILAIFPEGTRSNTQKLLKFKVGAKILTEKLKLKVQPVVIVDSAKILNTKTFSAKSGNLKIIFLDPVDTSKENWLEQTREDMQKILDFYRQEL, encoded by the coding sequence ATGAAGATTTGGCAAAGAATTAAGGCTTTGTTTTTTTGGATTGAATTTATTATAACCACTCTTATTTTATGTATTTTGTTTTTAATTATAAAATCTCAAGATAAAATTTGGATACTAAGAAAATATTGGGCTAAATTTCAAAAATATGCGATTAATTATAAAATTCAACTCACAGGAGAGCTTCATCCACAAACTAATTTACTTTTAATCAATCATCAAAGCCTACTTGATATAGTTGCATTAGAAGATTTATGTTCTAAAAATATATCTTGGATTGCTAAAAAAGAACTTGGAGAAATTCCAGTTTTTAAAATTCTTATTAAAAAATCCAAAATGATTTGCATAGATAGAAGTCCTAAAAGCTTGGTTAAACTTTTAAAAGAAGCCAAAGAAAGATTAAAAGAAAATAGAATTTTAGCAATTTTTCCAGAAGGAACAAGATCAAACACACAAAAACTTTTAAAATTTAAAGTAGGAGCTAAAATTTTAACAGAAAAATTAAAGCTAAAGGTTCAACCTGTGGTTATAGTTGATTCAGCTAAAATTTTAAATACAAAAACCTTTAGCGCAAAAAGTGGAAATTTAAAAATCATTTTTTTAGATCCTGTTGATACAAGCAAAGAAAATTGGCTAGAACAAACACGAGAAGATATGCAAAAAATTCTTGATTTTTATAGACAAGAACTTTGA
- the purQ gene encoding phosphoribosylformylglycinamidine synthase subunit PurQ codes for MKIAIIQFPGTNCEYDTAYAFEKLNIKSEIIWHEREDFNADLIVLPGGFSYGDYLRCAAIAKFAPAIKTLKEHAKKGGYILGICNGFQILLELGLLSGAMKYNDNLNFISKMQKLQVISSDNALLKNFNKDDIIELPIAHGEGNYFNTLDGLKKLEDKDLILLKYLDNPNGSLNNIAGICDENKKIFGLMPHPERACDELLGSTIGLDLLKGFINC; via the coding sequence ATGAAAATAGCAATTATCCAATTTCCTGGAACTAATTGTGAATACGATACAGCATATGCTTTTGAAAAATTAAACATTAAAAGCGAAATCATTTGGCATGAAAGAGAAGATTTTAACGCTGATTTAATAGTACTTCCAGGGGGATTTTCCTATGGAGATTATTTAAGATGCGCAGCTATTGCTAAATTTGCACCAGCTATAAAAACCTTAAAAGAACATGCTAAAAAAGGTGGCTATATCTTAGGTATTTGCAATGGTTTTCAAATTCTTTTGGAATTAGGCTTATTAAGTGGGGCTATGAAATACAATGATAATTTAAATTTTATTTCTAAAATGCAAAAACTACAAGTAATATCTAGTGACAATGCATTGTTAAAAAATTTTAACAAAGATGATATTATAGAGCTGCCTATAGCACATGGGGAAGGAAATTATTTCAACACTTTAGATGGTTTAAAAAAACTTGAAGATAAAGATTTAATTTTACTAAAATATCTTGACAATCCTAACGGCTCTTTAAATAATATCGCAGGAATTTGTGATGAAAATAAAAAAATTTTTGGACTCATGCCTCATCCTGAAAGAGCGTGCGATGAATTGCTTGGTTCGACTATAGGATTAGATTTACTCAAAGGATTTATAAATTGCTAA
- the purS gene encoding phosphoribosylformylglycinamidine synthase subunit PurS — MKATVNITLKNGILDPQGKAIEKALHSLEFNNISNVKVSKQIVFEINTNDKNKALEQIHTMCKQLLANTIIEDYEIIL, encoded by the coding sequence ATGAAAGCTACTGTAAATATTACTTTAAAAAATGGCATTTTAGATCCACAAGGCAAAGCTATAGAAAAAGCTTTACATTCTTTAGAATTTAATAATATTTCAAATGTAAAAGTTTCAAAACAAATTGTTTTTGAAATTAACACAAATGATAAAAACAAAGCTTTAGAGCAAATTCATACCATGTGCAAACAATTGCTTGCAAATACTATCATAGAAGATTATGAGATAATACTATGA
- the purC gene encoding phosphoribosylaminoimidazolesuccinocarboxamide synthase — translation MPQKLELLYEGKGKKMFKTDDENLLITEFKDDLTAFNAEKKGSEAGKGELNCKISTEIFYLLEKEGIKTHLVETISDKEQLVKKCQIIPIEVVVRNVATGSLTKRLGIKEGTILPFSVVEFCYKNDSLGDPIINDEHCLILNLVKSEKELEFIKQIARQINSILVKFFSSKNLRLIDFKLEFGIDSDGNMILADEISPDSCRFWDSKTNEKLDKDRFRQDLGNVKMAYEEVLKRILS, via the coding sequence ATGCCGCAAAAACTAGAACTTTTATATGAAGGCAAAGGTAAAAAAATGTTTAAAACTGATGATGAAAATCTTCTCATCACAGAATTTAAAGATGATTTAACCGCATTTAATGCTGAAAAAAAAGGTAGTGAAGCTGGTAAAGGTGAATTAAATTGTAAAATCAGCACTGAAATTTTTTATCTTTTAGAAAAAGAAGGTATAAAAACTCATTTGGTTGAAACTATTAGCGACAAAGAGCAATTAGTAAAAAAATGCCAAATCATACCTATAGAAGTTGTAGTTAGAAATGTTGCAACAGGCTCTTTAACAAAAAGACTTGGAATTAAAGAAGGAACCATTTTACCTTTTTCTGTGGTTGAATTTTGCTATAAAAATGATAGCTTAGGTGATCCTATCATCAATGATGAGCATTGTTTGATTTTAAATTTAGTTAAGAGTGAAAAAGAATTAGAATTTATCAAACAAATTGCTAGACAAATCAATTCTATACTAGTTAAATTTTTCTCTTCTAAAAATCTTAGATTGATAGATTTTAAACTAGAATTTGGTATCGATAGTGATGGAAATATGATTTTAGCAGACGAGATAAGCCCAGATAGCTGCAGATTTTGGGATAGCAAAACAAATGAAAAATTAGACAAAGATAGATTTAGACAAGATCTTGGTAATGTTAAAATGGCTTATGAAGAAGTATTAAAACGAATTTTAAGCTAG
- a CDS encoding S41 family peptidase: protein MKTKRNLIIMASLCSLLTASFIFTHLQAKNTPSSEAEKKIEALSKLTKTMSIIEQYYVDDVNYTDLVDKSIAGLLTNLDAHSSFLDEKGFKELKEQTNGEFGGLGFTITQKDGAITVVAPIEGSPADKAGIKTDDIILRINNESTLGMTLNEAVSKMRGEPKTKVSLTIYRKGENKPFDVNLRRDIIKVDSVYAKTIEDENLLYIRVTNFDKNVVDEASKAIKKHPKVKGIILDLRTNPGGVLNQAVGLVNLFVDNGVIVSQKGKIENENVEFKANPSKKISNAPLVVLVNGGSASASEIVSGALQDFKRAIIVGGKTFGKGSVQLILPMDEKGKEGLRLTIAKYYLPSGRTIQAVGVTPDIEVFPGKVSKDENNGFEIKEADLKKHLQAELDKIGHNDKKEDKKEDKNIITKEQINNDIQLKTAIDAIKILNITKGE from the coding sequence TTGAAAACAAAAAGAAATCTTATCATTATGGCCAGTTTATGTAGTTTATTAACCGCTTCATTTATTTTTACACATTTACAAGCTAAAAACACCCCTTCTAGTGAAGCTGAAAAAAAAATCGAAGCCTTATCAAAATTAACAAAAACTATGTCTATCATAGAGCAATATTATGTTGATGATGTAAATTATACGGATTTAGTTGATAAATCGATTGCAGGATTATTAACAAATTTAGACGCTCATTCTTCTTTTTTAGATGAAAAAGGATTTAAAGAATTAAAAGAACAAACCAATGGAGAATTTGGTGGCTTAGGTTTTACCATCACTCAAAAAGATGGGGCAATTACCGTGGTAGCTCCTATCGAAGGAAGCCCTGCTGATAAAGCTGGTATAAAAACAGATGATATCATCTTAAGAATCAATAATGAATCAACCTTAGGTATGACACTCAACGAAGCTGTTTCAAAAATGAGAGGAGAACCTAAAACCAAAGTTAGTTTGACTATTTATAGGAAAGGTGAAAACAAACCTTTTGATGTAAATTTAAGAAGAGATATTATAAAAGTAGATAGTGTCTATGCTAAAACAATAGAAGATGAAAATTTACTTTATATCCGCGTAACTAATTTTGATAAAAATGTTGTCGATGAAGCTAGCAAGGCCATTAAAAAGCATCCTAAAGTTAAAGGAATTATACTAGATCTTAGAACAAATCCAGGCGGAGTATTAAATCAAGCAGTAGGCTTGGTAAATCTTTTTGTAGATAATGGTGTTATTGTCTCTCAAAAAGGAAAAATCGAAAATGAAAATGTTGAATTTAAAGCAAATCCTAGCAAAAAAATATCTAATGCACCTTTAGTAGTGCTTGTAAATGGAGGTAGTGCAAGCGCAAGTGAAATAGTAAGTGGTGCTTTACAAGATTTTAAACGAGCTATTATAGTAGGAGGAAAAACCTTTGGCAAAGGTAGCGTTCAACTTATATTACCTATGGATGAAAAAGGTAAAGAAGGTTTAAGACTTACCATAGCAAAATACTATCTTCCAAGTGGTAGAACCATACAAGCAGTTGGTGTCACTCCTGATATAGAAGTTTTCCCAGGAAAAGTTAGTAAAGATGAAAACAATGGTTTTGAAATCAAAGAAGCAGATCTTAAAAAACATTTACAAGCTGAACTTGATAAAATTGGACATAATGATAAAAAAGAAGATAAGAAAGAAGATAAAAATATCATCACCAAAGAGCAAATCAATAATGACATTCAACTTAAAACAGCTATCGATGCTATTAAAATTTTAAACATCACCAAAGGAGAATAA
- a CDS encoding ATP-dependent Clp protease ATP-binding subunit, protein MANIQEFLTDTMISNIESAVSLAIHSKNSEIKPLHLLWALSVDSSSLLNQVFNKLNISKEAFELEIKSKISSLPASSNVSKENIKFSNEFINSLESAKGLALKNGDHYLAVDMWLISESNNQPIKEILSKFLDINEFKKELELIRGNNKIDSKTSDETLDSLSKFGIDLTLKALNNELDPVIGREEEIQRLMQILIRKTKNNPILLGEPGVGKTAVVEALVQRIAKKDVPTSLQNKKVIALDMSALIAGAKYRGEFEDRLKAVVNEVIKHKNIILFIDEIHTIVGAGASEGSMDAANILKPALARGELHTIGATTLKEYRKYFEKDAALQRRFQPINVGEPSINEALAMLRGIKEKLEIHHNVSINDSALVAASRLSKRYIADRFLPDKAIDLIDEAAAELKMQIESEPNSLRKVRKQIESLEVENEALKMEKNEVNEKRIDEIKKELANLKEEQGKLNSQFENEKNVFNSISLKKKEIDNLKSEAIFAKNKGDFQKAAEIEYGKILECEKEVIELEEKWKKMSENGVLLKNQVDEDLVAGILSKWTGISVQKMLTSEKEKFLHIQEHLQESVVGQDEALKALARAIKRNKAGLNQSSKPIGSFLFLGPTGVGKTESAKALAKFLFDDEKAMIRFDMSEFMEKHSVSRLLGAPPGYIGHEEGGELTEAVRRKPYSVILFDEVEKAHKDVFNILLGILDDAKATDSKGVSVDFSNTIIILTSNIGANFIMNLKGEERTKAIKEALKEFFRPEFLNRLDDIITFNPLGNDEAIKIVKLIFKNLQKNLENKGIKATLSDKAAEFIAKVGFDVDFGARPLKRAMYDMVEDKLSDMILADKLNTNDEIIIDADDEDIIINKK, encoded by the coding sequence ATGGCAAATATACAAGAATTTTTAACTGATACTATGATTTCAAATATAGAAAGTGCTGTATCTTTAGCAATTCATAGTAAAAATAGCGAGATAAAACCACTTCATTTGTTATGGGCTTTGAGTGTGGATAGCTCTAGTTTGTTAAATCAAGTATTTAATAAATTAAATATTTCAAAAGAAGCTTTTGAGCTTGAAATAAAAAGTAAAATTTCATCTTTACCTGCTAGTTCTAATGTAAGTAAAGAAAATATCAAATTTTCAAATGAATTTATCAATTCTTTAGAGAGTGCTAAGGGTTTGGCATTAAAAAATGGTGATCATTATTTAGCAGTTGATATGTGGCTAATTTCAGAAAGTAATAATCAACCGATAAAAGAAATACTGTCTAAATTTTTAGATATAAATGAATTTAAAAAAGAATTAGAGCTAATAAGAGGAAATAATAAAATAGATAGTAAAACAAGTGATGAAACCTTAGATTCTTTATCTAAATTTGGTATAGATTTAACATTAAAAGCTTTAAATAACGAACTTGATCCAGTTATAGGAAGAGAAGAAGAAATTCAAAGATTAATGCAAATTTTAATAAGAAAAACAAAAAATAATCCCATATTATTAGGTGAGCCAGGTGTTGGAAAAACAGCTGTTGTAGAGGCTTTAGTACAAAGAATAGCTAAAAAAGATGTTCCAACTTCTTTGCAAAATAAAAAAGTTATAGCTTTAGATATGAGTGCTTTAATAGCAGGAGCTAAGTATAGAGGTGAATTTGAAGATAGATTAAAAGCTGTTGTAAATGAGGTTATAAAGCATAAAAACATTATTTTGTTTATAGATGAAATTCACACTATAGTGGGAGCTGGAGCTAGCGAAGGAAGTATGGATGCAGCAAATATATTAAAACCTGCTTTAGCAAGAGGAGAGCTTCATACTATAGGAGCTACTACTTTGAAAGAATATAGAAAATATTTTGAAAAAGATGCAGCTTTACAAAGAAGATTTCAGCCTATAAATGTAGGAGAACCTAGTATAAATGAAGCTTTGGCAATGCTTAGAGGTATAAAAGAAAAATTAGAAATTCATCATAATGTAAGCATAAATGATAGTGCTTTGGTAGCTGCATCTAGATTATCTAAGCGTTATATTGCCGATAGATTTTTGCCTGATAAAGCTATAGATTTGATAGATGAAGCAGCGGCTGAACTTAAAATGCAAATAGAAAGTGAGCCAAATTCATTAAGAAAAGTTAGAAAACAAATAGAAAGTTTGGAAGTTGAAAATGAAGCTTTAAAAATGGAAAAAAATGAAGTAAATGAAAAAAGAATAGATGAAATAAAAAAAGAATTAGCAAATTTAAAAGAGGAACAAGGTAAGTTAAATTCTCAATTTGAAAATGAAAAAAATGTATTTAATTCTATAAGTTTAAAGAAAAAAGAAATAGATAATTTAAAAAGTGAAGCTATTTTTGCTAAAAATAAAGGAGATTTTCAAAAAGCAGCTGAAATAGAATATGGAAAAATTCTAGAATGTGAAAAAGAAGTAATAGAACTTGAAGAAAAATGGAAAAAAATGAGTGAAAATGGAGTATTGCTTAAAAATCAAGTAGATGAGGATTTGGTAGCTGGAATTTTAAGCAAATGGACAGGAATTAGCGTGCAAAAAATGCTAACTTCTGAAAAAGAGAAATTTTTACATATACAAGAGCATTTACAAGAAAGTGTAGTAGGGCAAGATGAAGCTTTAAAAGCTTTAGCAAGAGCTATAAAGCGTAATAAAGCAGGACTTAATCAAAGCTCTAAGCCTATAGGAAGTTTTTTATTTTTAGGGCCGACTGGAGTTGGTAAAACAGAAAGCGCAAAGGCTTTGGCTAAATTTTTATTTGATGATGAAAAAGCTATGATACGCTTTGATATGAGTGAATTTATGGAAAAACATAGCGTATCAAGACTTTTGGGAGCTCCTCCTGGTTATATAGGTCATGAAGAAGGTGGAGAATTAACAGAAGCTGTTAGAAGAAAGCCTTATAGTGTTATATTATTTGATGAGGTTGAAAAAGCACATAAGGATGTATTTAATATACTTTTGGGAATTTTAGATGATGCAAAGGCAACCGATAGCAAAGGTGTTAGTGTAGATTTTTCAAATACTATAATAATACTAACATCAAATATAGGTGCAAATTTTATAATGAATTTAAAAGGCGAAGAAAGAACTAAGGCTATAAAAGAGGCTTTGAAAGAATTTTTTAGACCTGAATTTTTAAATCGCTTAGATGATATTATAACTTTTAATCCTTTGGGTAATGATGAAGCTATTAAGATAGTAAAATTAATATTTAAGAATTTACAAAAAAATCTTGAAAACAAAGGTATAAAAGCTACGCTTAGTGATAAAGCAGCTGAGTTTATAGCTAAGGTTGGTTTTGATGTTGATTTTGGTGCTAGACCTTTAAAAAGAGCTATGTATGATATGGTAGAAGATAAGTTAAGTGATATGATATTAGCAGATAAGCTTAATACAAACGATGAAATAATAATAGATGCAGATGATGAGGATATAATCATAAATAAAAAATAA
- a CDS encoding [NiFe] hydrogenase, small subunit, translated as MSDLDVFNRRLDELEKLPLLKNGISISKALEQSGFSRRDFMKWAGAMTAFLALPASFTPVVARAAELSDRLPVIWLHMAECTGCSESLLRSDAPSIDSLIFDHISLEYHETIMGAAGWQAEHNLEAAMEKYKGRYILMVEGGIPTGNTEHFLTIGPHGKTGKQIAQEACDNALAIFAIGTCSAFGGIQAARPNPSNAVSLSKVTNKAVINVPGCPPSEKNIVGNVIHYILYQTLPALDAYNRPKWAYGLRIHDLCERRGRFDAGEFVQEFGDEGAKKGYCLYKVGCKGPYTFNNCSRERFNQHTSWPIQAGHGCIGCSEPDFWDTMGPFEEVMAGRLFDTVYGLGADNVSDKIGIGVLCVTGVAVAAHAVIASLEKNKD; from the coding sequence ATGAGTGATTTAGATGTTTTTAATCGCCGTTTAGACGAGTTAGAAAAACTTCCTCTTTTGAAAAATGGAATTTCTATATCCAAAGCTTTAGAGCAGTCAGGTTTTTCAAGAAGAGATTTTATGAAGTGGGCTGGAGCTATGACAGCTTTTTTAGCATTACCTGCTAGTTTTACTCCAGTTGTTGCAAGAGCAGCTGAGCTTAGTGATAGACTTCCTGTTATATGGCTTCATATGGCTGAATGTACAGGCTGTTCTGAAAGTTTATTAAGAAGTGATGCTCCGAGTATAGATAGCTTGATTTTTGATCATATTTCTTTAGAGTATCATGAAACTATTATGGGTGCAGCAGGGTGGCAAGCAGAGCATAATCTTGAAGCAGCTATGGAAAAATATAAAGGTAGATATATCCTAATGGTTGAGGGTGGAATTCCTACTGGAAACACAGAGCATTTTTTAACTATAGGACCACATGGTAAAACAGGTAAGCAAATTGCACAAGAAGCCTGTGATAATGCTTTGGCTATTTTTGCTATAGGAACCTGTTCAGCTTTTGGGGGTATCCAAGCTGCTAGACCAAATCCTAGTAATGCAGTAAGTTTAAGCAAAGTAACAAATAAAGCAGTTATTAATGTACCAGGCTGTCCTCCAAGTGAGAAAAATATAGTAGGAAATGTGATTCATTATATACTTTATCAAACATTGCCTGCACTTGATGCGTATAATAGACCAAAATGGGCATACGGACTTAGAATTCATGATTTATGTGAAAGAAGAGGTCGTTTTGATGCGGGTGAATTTGTACAAGAATTTGGCGATGAAGGTGCTAAAAAAGGATATTGTTTATATAAAGTAGGTTGTAAAGGACCTTATACTTTTAACAATTGCTCAAGAGAAAGATTTAACCAACATACTTCTTGGCCTATTCAAGCTGGACATGGTTGTATAGGCTGTTCAGAACCTGATTTTTGGGATACTATGGGACCTTTTGAAGAAGTTATGGCAGGAAGATTATTTGATACAGTTTATGGGCTTGGTGCTGATAATGTTTCGGATAAAATCGGTATAGGAGTGCTTTGTGTAACTGGAGTTGCAGTTGCTGCTCATGCTGTTATTGCTTCATTAGAAAAAAATAAGGATTAA